In Streptantibioticus cattleyicolor NRRL 8057 = DSM 46488, a genomic segment contains:
- a CDS encoding MBL fold metallo-hydrolase: protein MAELTIEYVGGPTAVIEAAGLRLLTDPTFDGPGEHPVGSRSLTKTAGPALAPDAVGPVDAVLLSHDQHPDNLDTSGRAFLARAPLVLSTEAARDRLGDPVRALPAGEWAELPRPDGGTLRITGVPAQHGPDGSESLVGQVTGFLLTGQGVPTVYVSGDNASLDVVRSIADTHGPVDVAVLFAGAARTPLVPDAYLTLTSEQAAEAARILGARQVVPLHFEHWGHFTQGRQTLLDAFATAGDGVRGTLRLLEPGERLTL from the coding sequence ATGGCAGAGCTGACCATCGAGTACGTGGGCGGGCCGACCGCGGTGATCGAGGCCGCCGGGCTGCGGCTGCTCACGGACCCCACGTTCGACGGCCCGGGGGAGCATCCGGTCGGCAGCCGCTCGCTCACCAAGACCGCCGGCCCCGCCCTCGCCCCCGACGCCGTCGGCCCCGTCGACGCCGTGCTCCTCTCGCACGACCAGCACCCCGACAACCTCGACACCTCGGGCCGCGCGTTCCTGGCGCGGGCGCCCCTGGTGCTCTCCACCGAGGCGGCCCGCGACCGCCTCGGCGATCCGGTCCGCGCGCTGCCGGCCGGGGAGTGGGCCGAGCTGCCCCGGCCCGACGGCGGCACGCTGAGGATCACCGGGGTGCCCGCCCAGCACGGCCCGGACGGCAGCGAGTCCCTGGTGGGCCAGGTCACCGGCTTCCTGCTGACCGGGCAGGGGGTGCCCACGGTCTACGTCAGCGGGGACAACGCCTCGCTGGACGTGGTGCGTTCCATCGCCGACACCCACGGCCCGGTCGACGTCGCCGTGCTCTTCGCCGGCGCGGCCCGCACCCCGCTGGTCCCGGACGCGTATCTGACCCTCACCAGTGAACAGGCCGCCGAGGCCGCCCGCATACTCGGCGCCCGCCAGGTCGTCCCGCTCCACTTCGAACACTGGGGCCACTTCACCCAGGGCCGGCAGACGCTGCTGGACGCCTTCGCCACGGCTGGCGACGGGGTACGCGGGACGCTGCGCCTGCTGGAGCCGGGGGAGCGGCTCACCCTGTGA
- the aroA gene encoding 3-phosphoshikimate 1-carboxyvinyltransferase has protein sequence MTVVEIPGSKSVTARALFLAAAARGTTVLRGPLVSDDSEGFAEGLITLGYQVERGPDAWTITGRPEGPAVNEADVYCRDGATTARFLPALAAAGHGLFRFDASAQMRRRPLGPLTRALRDLGVDLTHQEEEGHHPLTVRAAGIKGGQVTLDAGLSSQFLTALLLLAPLTEEGLRITVTDLVSVPYVEITLVMMRRFGVETVREGDTFVVPPGGYRATDYPVEPDASTASYFLAAAALTGRRVTVPGLGAGSLQGDLRFAEVLRSMGAEVTLTRDSVTVTGADGGRLRGLTVNMRDISDTVPTLAAIAPFADGPVRIEDVYNTRIKECDRLDACAENLRALGVPVATGRDWIEIRPARPAAARIACRGDHRIAMSFSVTGLRTPGITLDDPGCVKKTFPGFHEALAALRTAWETE, from the coding sequence ATGACCGTCGTGGAGATACCCGGATCCAAATCCGTCACCGCCCGCGCCCTCTTCCTCGCCGCCGCCGCGCGTGGCACCACCGTGCTGCGCGGACCGCTGGTCTCGGACGACTCCGAGGGCTTCGCGGAGGGCCTGATCACCCTCGGCTACCAGGTCGAACGGGGCCCGGACGCCTGGACGATCACCGGCCGCCCCGAGGGCCCGGCCGTCAACGAGGCGGACGTCTACTGCCGGGACGGCGCGACGACCGCGCGCTTCCTGCCCGCGCTCGCCGCCGCCGGACACGGCCTGTTCCGCTTCGACGCCTCCGCGCAGATGCGCCGCCGCCCGCTCGGCCCGCTCACCCGCGCCCTGCGCGACCTCGGCGTCGACCTCACCCACCAGGAAGAAGAGGGCCACCACCCGCTGACCGTGCGGGCCGCGGGCATCAAGGGCGGCCAGGTCACGCTGGACGCCGGGCTGTCGTCCCAGTTCCTGACCGCGCTGCTGCTCCTCGCCCCGCTCACCGAGGAGGGGCTGCGGATCACCGTGACCGACCTGGTCTCGGTGCCGTACGTGGAGATCACCCTCGTCATGATGCGCCGCTTCGGCGTCGAGACGGTCCGCGAGGGCGACACCTTCGTCGTGCCGCCCGGCGGTTACCGGGCCACCGACTACCCGGTCGAACCGGACGCCTCCACGGCGAGTTACTTCCTGGCCGCCGCCGCGCTCACCGGACGCCGCGTCACCGTGCCCGGGCTCGGCGCCGGTTCGCTCCAGGGCGATCTGCGCTTCGCCGAGGTGCTGCGGTCGATGGGCGCCGAGGTGACGCTCACCCGCGACTCGGTGACCGTCACCGGCGCCGACGGCGGCCGGCTGCGCGGACTCACCGTGAACATGCGGGACATCTCCGACACCGTTCCCACCCTCGCCGCCATCGCCCCCTTCGCGGACGGGCCGGTACGCATCGAGGACGTCTACAACACCCGGATCAAGGAGTGCGACCGGCTCGACGCCTGCGCCGAGAACCTGCGCGCCCTCGGCGTCCCGGTCGCCACCGGACGCGACTGGATCGAGATCCGCCCGGCCCGCCCCGCCGCCGCCCGCATCGCCTGCCGTGGCGACCACCGCATCGCCATGTCCTTCAGCGTCACCGGCCTGCGCACCCCCGGCATCACCCTCGACGACCCCGGGTGCGTCAAGAAGACGTTCCCCGGCTTCCACGAGGCGCTCGCCGCGCTGCGGACAGCCTGGGAAACGGAGTGA
- a CDS encoding sigma factor-like helix-turn-helix DNA-binding protein, with protein MTEGRGPEGAVVGACLDALASARSRHEAYVGPWLPEPVLTVDGPFGPLEDPALRESVSLPWLVRLERLTPAERAVLVLHETYGRPLPEIAGLLRTTPQGCEGLLRSARQRTGLPRVRHETGWDERRRVLEEFLAAAVDGDLAGAAEFLSQDVVAWADGGGVIDGAARRPVLGAEKAARYVSGVLARAPRSVLELSVAEVNSEPSAVAVLGTAVVGVLVPEFGPDGIVGLRNVLNPHKLEFIGRQWARLPTG; from the coding sequence GTGACGGAGGGGCGTGGGCCGGAAGGCGCGGTGGTCGGGGCCTGCCTGGACGCTCTGGCGTCGGCCCGGTCACGTCACGAGGCGTACGTCGGCCCGTGGCTGCCGGAGCCGGTGCTCACCGTGGACGGGCCGTTCGGCCCGCTGGAGGACCCCGCGCTGCGGGAGTCGGTCTCGCTGCCGTGGCTGGTGCGGCTGGAACGGCTGACCCCGGCCGAGCGGGCCGTCCTGGTGCTCCACGAGACGTACGGCCGGCCGCTGCCGGAGATCGCCGGCCTGCTCCGGACGACGCCGCAGGGGTGCGAGGGTTTGCTGCGCAGCGCCCGGCAGCGTACCGGGCTGCCCCGCGTCCGGCACGAGACGGGGTGGGACGAACGGCGGCGGGTTCTGGAGGAGTTCCTCGCGGCGGCGGTCGACGGCGACCTGGCCGGCGCGGCCGAGTTCCTCTCCCAGGACGTCGTGGCCTGGGCGGACGGCGGCGGAGTGATAGACGGCGCGGCCCGCCGCCCGGTCCTGGGCGCCGAGAAGGCGGCCCGCTACGTCTCCGGGGTGCTCGCCCGGGCCCCGCGAAGCGTCCTGGAGCTTTCGGTGGCCGAGGTCAACAGCGAGCCCTCGGCCGTCGCGGTGCTCGGCACCGCGGTGGTCGGGGTGCTGGTGCCGGAGTTCGGCCCCGACGGCATCGTGGGGCTGCGCAACGTCCTCAACCCGCACAAGCTGGAGTTCATCGGCCGCCAGTGGGCCCGGCTCCCCACCGGGTAG
- a CDS encoding SDR family oxidoreductase, translating into MTERVVMIGGTSGIGLAVAQGQLAAGREVVVTGRDAAKLAAVVERLGAGASGEAVDARDEEAMHAFFAGLGAVDHVVVTVTGHSAAGAFRDLTADALRSAGEGKLIAQTIAAQAALKVLRADGSLTFVTAGSAGAARPGTAGLAAVNAAVEAMVPVLAVELAPARVNAVSPGIIDTPWWDWMDAETRQQTFENYARATPVGRVGRAEDVAEAIGYLIGAGFVSGVVLGVDGGSRHRPTAL; encoded by the coding sequence ATGACCGAGCGCGTTGTGATGATCGGTGGCACGTCCGGGATCGGACTGGCCGTAGCGCAGGGCCAGTTGGCGGCGGGGCGGGAGGTCGTGGTCACCGGACGCGACGCCGCCAAGCTCGCCGCGGTGGTGGAGAGGCTGGGCGCCGGCGCTTCCGGCGAGGCGGTGGACGCCCGCGACGAGGAGGCCATGCACGCCTTCTTCGCCGGCCTCGGTGCCGTCGACCACGTCGTGGTCACCGTCACCGGTCACAGCGCGGCCGGAGCCTTCCGCGACCTCACGGCGGACGCGCTGCGCAGCGCCGGCGAGGGCAAGCTGATAGCCCAGACGATCGCCGCCCAGGCCGCGTTGAAGGTGTTGCGCGCGGACGGTTCGCTGACCTTCGTCACCGCGGGCTCCGCCGGTGCCGCCAGGCCGGGCACCGCGGGGCTGGCCGCGGTCAACGCGGCGGTGGAGGCCATGGTTCCGGTCCTCGCCGTCGAGCTGGCCCCGGCACGGGTCAACGCCGTCTCGCCCGGCATCATCGACACCCCGTGGTGGGACTGGATGGACGCCGAGACGCGGCAGCAGACGTTCGAGAACTACGCCCGGGCCACCCCGGTCGGCCGGGTGGGTCGCGCCGAGGACGTCGCCGAGGCGATCGGCTACCTCATCGGGGCCGGCTTCGTCTCCGGTGTCGTGCTCGGCGTCGACGGCGGCTCACGGCACCGCCCGACCGCCCTGTGA
- a CDS encoding SDR family oxidoreductase — protein MNDTTLVTGGTGVLGTALVARLRAAGRPVRVLSRRPPAPDAVPLEGTEWAVGDLTSGAGLAAALEGVGTVVHCATDSRRWKNDPVAAERLVEAARAAGSPHLVYISIVGIDRVPFPYYRAKLAVERIVAGSGLPWTVLRTTQFHDLLLAVARQLTRLPVALVPSGVRMQPVDVADVAARLADLAAGAPAGCVPDMGGPEVMTLADAVRAVLRATGGRRPVLEVPLPGGLVRATRHGGLLAPDNPADGHRFTDFLAEASFDSRRYGAASRGGGQS, from the coding sequence ATGAACGACACCACCTTGGTCACCGGCGGCACCGGGGTGCTGGGCACCGCACTGGTGGCACGGCTGCGCGCGGCGGGCCGCCCGGTACGGGTGCTCAGCCGCCGTCCGCCCGCCCCCGACGCCGTCCCGCTCGAGGGCACCGAGTGGGCGGTGGGCGACCTGACCAGCGGGGCGGGACTGGCCGCGGCGCTGGAGGGAGTCGGCACCGTGGTGCACTGCGCGACCGACAGCCGGCGCTGGAAGAACGATCCCGTCGCGGCCGAACGGCTCGTCGAGGCCGCCCGCGCGGCCGGTTCCCCGCACCTGGTGTACATCTCGATCGTCGGTATCGACCGGGTGCCCTTTCCCTACTACCGGGCCAAGCTCGCGGTGGAGCGGATCGTCGCCGGCTCAGGGCTGCCGTGGACCGTGCTGCGCACCACCCAGTTCCACGACCTGCTGCTGGCGGTCGCGCGGCAGTTGACCCGGCTCCCGGTCGCCCTGGTGCCGTCCGGGGTGCGGATGCAGCCGGTGGACGTGGCCGACGTCGCCGCCCGCCTGGCCGACCTCGCCGCCGGTGCGCCGGCCGGCTGCGTCCCCGACATGGGCGGACCCGAGGTGATGACGCTCGCCGACGCCGTCCGCGCCGTGCTGCGTGCCACCGGTGGCCGCCGCCCGGTGCTCGAGGTGCCCCTGCCCGGCGGACTCGTGCGCGCCACCCGGCACGGCGGACTGCTGGCACCGGACAACCCCGCGGACGGACACCGCTTCACCGACTTCCTGGCCGAGGCGTCCTTCGACTCCCGGCGGTACGGCGCCGCGAGCCGTGGGGGAGGACAGTCGTAA
- a CDS encoding glyoxalase/bleomycin resistance/extradiol dioxygenase family protein, whose translation MDALHPRLLVRDFDTSLRFWTAALRALHGIEPVKVVPEARYANWDLDGQAVLVIFARENIVRIVGTDSLPEHAAAQDTGMLVLRVADTDDAAARLAAHGATVVAAPQDRPEWGPGLRTAHLRDPEGNLIELQSY comes from the coding sequence ATGGACGCCCTCCATCCGCGGCTCCTCGTCCGCGACTTCGACACCTCGCTCCGTTTCTGGACCGCCGCGCTCCGCGCGCTGCACGGCATCGAGCCGGTCAAGGTGGTGCCCGAGGCCAGGTACGCCAACTGGGACCTGGACGGCCAGGCGGTCCTGGTGATCTTCGCGCGGGAGAACATCGTCAGGATCGTCGGCACCGACTCGCTGCCGGAACACGCCGCCGCGCAGGACACCGGCATGCTCGTGCTGCGCGTGGCGGACACCGACGACGCCGCCGCCCGGCTCGCCGCCCACGGCGCCACCGTGGTGGCCGCCCCGCAGGACCGCCCGGAGTGGGGGCCGGGGCTGCGCACCGCGCATCTGCGTGACCCCGAGGGCAACCTCATCGAGTTGCAGTCCTACTGA
- a CDS encoding vitamin B12-dependent ribonucleotide reductase: protein MTETASGPARSSRKGEKGAKADKATKGLRMERIHTTPGIHPYDEVVWERRDVVMTNWRDGSINFEQRGVEFPDFWSVNAVNIVTSKYFRGAVGSPQRENSLKQLIDRVVKTYRKAGEENGYFASPADAEIFEQELTYALLHQVFSFNSPVWFNVGTAQPQQVSACFILSVDDSMESILDWYKEEGMIFKGGSGAGLNLSRIRSSKELLSSGGNASGPVSFMRGADASAGTIKSGGATRRAAKMVVLDVDHPDIEAFVETKVKEEEKIRALRDAGFDMDLGGDDITSVQYQNANNSVRVNDEFMKAYEQGAKFGLRARMTGEVIEEVDAKALFRKMAEAAWACADPGIQYDDTINHWHTSPESGRITASNPCSEYMHLDNSSCNLASLNLMKFLRDDTASDGASGAGGNMSFDAERFAKVVELVITAMDISICFADFPTEKIGETTRAFRQLGIGYANLGALLMATGHAYDSDGGRALAGAITSLMTGTSYRRSAELAAVVGPYEGYARNADAHKRVMRQHADANTAAKRMDDLDTPVWAAATEAWQDVLRLGEQNGFRNAQASVLAPTGTIGLMMDCDTTGVEPDLALVKFKKLVGGGSMQIVNNTVPKALKRLGYQPEQVEAVVAHIAEHGNVIDAPGLKPEHYEVFDCAMGERAISPMGHVRMMAAAQPFLSGAISKTVNMPESATVEEIEEIYYEGWKLGLKALAIYRDNCKVGQPLSAKKKEEAKTEAPAEVEKVVEYRPVRKRLPKGRPGITTSFTVGGAEGYMTANSYPDDGLGEVFLKMSKQGSTLAGMMDAFSIAVSVGLQYGVPLETYVSKFTNMRFEPAGLTDDPDVRMAQSIVDYIFRRLALDFLPFETRSALGIHSAEERQRHLDTGSYEPAEDELDVEGLAQSAPRQAGPAKAATTAPAAKAQEPAAAPSPKQAHNSTELLEIQQGLNADAPLCFSCGTKMRRAGSCYVCEGCGSTSGCS, encoded by the coding sequence ATGACAGAGACGGCGAGCGGCCCGGCACGAAGCTCTCGTAAGGGCGAGAAGGGTGCCAAGGCCGACAAGGCGACCAAGGGCCTGCGGATGGAGCGCATCCACACCACGCCCGGCATCCACCCGTACGACGAGGTGGTGTGGGAGCGCCGCGACGTCGTCATGACCAACTGGCGGGACGGCTCGATCAACTTCGAGCAGCGCGGCGTCGAGTTCCCGGATTTCTGGTCGGTCAACGCGGTCAACATCGTCACCAGCAAGTACTTCCGCGGGGCGGTGGGCTCCCCGCAGCGGGAGAACAGCCTCAAGCAGCTGATCGACCGCGTGGTGAAGACCTACCGCAAGGCCGGTGAGGAGAACGGTTACTTCGCCTCCCCGGCGGACGCCGAGATCTTCGAGCAGGAGCTGACCTACGCCCTGCTCCACCAGGTCTTCAGCTTCAACTCGCCGGTGTGGTTCAACGTCGGCACCGCCCAGCCGCAGCAGGTCTCCGCCTGCTTCATCCTCTCCGTGGACGACTCCATGGAGTCGATCCTGGACTGGTACAAGGAAGAGGGGATGATCTTCAAGGGCGGCTCCGGCGCCGGCCTGAACCTCTCCCGCATCCGCTCCTCCAAGGAACTCCTCTCCTCCGGCGGCAACGCCTCCGGCCCGGTCTCCTTCATGCGCGGCGCCGACGCCTCGGCCGGCACCATCAAGTCGGGCGGCGCCACCCGCCGCGCCGCCAAGATGGTCGTCCTCGACGTCGACCACCCGGACATCGAGGCGTTCGTCGAGACCAAGGTCAAGGAGGAGGAGAAGATCCGCGCCCTGCGCGACGCGGGCTTCGACATGGACCTGGGCGGCGACGACATCACCTCCGTCCAGTACCAGAACGCCAACAACTCGGTCCGCGTCAACGACGAGTTCATGAAGGCGTACGAGCAGGGCGCGAAGTTCGGGCTGCGCGCCCGGATGACCGGCGAGGTCATCGAGGAGGTCGACGCCAAGGCGCTCTTCCGCAAGATGGCCGAGGCCGCCTGGGCCTGCGCCGACCCGGGCATCCAGTACGACGACACCATCAACCACTGGCACACCTCGCCGGAGTCGGGCCGCATCACCGCGTCCAACCCGTGCAGCGAGTACATGCACCTGGACAACTCCTCGTGCAACCTGGCCTCGCTCAACCTGATGAAGTTCCTGCGCGACGACACTGCGTCCGACGGCGCCTCCGGCGCGGGGGGCAACATGTCGTTCGACGCCGAGCGCTTCGCCAAGGTCGTCGAGCTGGTCATCACCGCGATGGACATCTCCATCTGCTTCGCCGACTTCCCCACCGAGAAGATCGGCGAGACCACCCGCGCCTTCCGCCAACTGGGCATCGGCTACGCCAACCTCGGCGCGCTGCTGATGGCCACCGGCCACGCCTACGACTCCGACGGCGGCCGGGCGCTGGCCGGCGCCATCACCTCGCTGATGACCGGCACCTCCTACCGGCGCTCGGCCGAGCTGGCCGCCGTCGTCGGCCCCTACGAGGGGTACGCGCGCAACGCCGACGCCCACAAGCGCGTCATGCGGCAGCACGCCGACGCCAACACCGCCGCCAAGCGCATGGACGACCTGGACACCCCGGTGTGGGCCGCGGCCACCGAGGCCTGGCAGGACGTGCTCCGCCTCGGCGAGCAGAACGGGTTCCGCAACGCCCAGGCGAGCGTGCTGGCCCCCACCGGCACCATCGGCCTGATGATGGACTGCGACACCACCGGTGTCGAGCCCGACCTGGCGCTGGTGAAGTTCAAGAAGCTGGTCGGCGGCGGCTCGATGCAGATCGTGAACAACACCGTGCCCAAGGCCCTCAAGCGCCTGGGCTACCAGCCCGAGCAGGTCGAGGCGGTCGTCGCGCACATCGCCGAGCACGGCAACGTCATCGACGCGCCGGGCCTGAAGCCGGAGCACTACGAGGTCTTCGACTGCGCCATGGGCGAGCGCGCCATCTCGCCGATGGGCCACGTGCGGATGATGGCGGCGGCCCAGCCGTTCCTGTCCGGCGCGATCAGCAAGACCGTCAACATGCCGGAGTCGGCCACCGTCGAGGAGATCGAGGAGATCTACTACGAGGGCTGGAAGCTCGGCCTGAAGGCGCTGGCGATCTACCGCGACAACTGCAAGGTCGGCCAGCCGCTCTCCGCCAAGAAGAAGGAGGAGGCCAAGACCGAGGCGCCGGCCGAGGTCGAGAAGGTCGTCGAGTACCGCCCGGTCCGCAAGCGCCTGCCCAAGGGCCGTCCCGGCATCACCACCTCCTTCACCGTCGGCGGCGCCGAGGGCTACATGACCGCCAACTCCTACCCGGACGACGGTCTCGGCGAGGTCTTCCTGAAGATGTCCAAGCAGGGCTCAACCCTCGCGGGCATGATGGACGCTTTCTCCATCGCCGTCTCGGTGGGCCTGCAGTACGGCGTGCCGCTGGAGACCTACGTCTCGAAGTTCACCAACATGCGCTTCGAGCCGGCCGGTCTGACCGACGACCCGGACGTGCGGATGGCGCAGTCGATCGTCGACTACATCTTCCGCCGCCTCGCGCTGGACTTCCTGCCGTTCGAGACCCGTTCGGCGCTCGGCATCCACTCGGCCGAGGAGCGCCAGCGCCACCTCGACACCGGCTCCTACGAGCCCGCCGAGGACGAGCTGGACGTCGAGGGGCTGGCCCAGTCCGCCCCGCGCCAGGCCGGACCGGCCAAGGCGGCCACCACCGCCCCGGCCGCCAAGGCGCAGGAGCCCGCCGCGGCCCCGTCGCCCAAGCAGGCGCACAACTCCACCGAGCTGCTGGAGATCCAGCAGGGCCTCAACGCCGACGCCCCGCTGTGCTTCTCCTGCGGCACGAAGATGCGCCGCGCCGGCAGCTGCTACGTCTGCGAGGGCTGCGGCTCCACCAGCGGCTGCAGCTGA
- a CDS encoding MFS transporter, which yields MHRDSAPPAPVRTPAGEPPDHHPVLTLLVACTGFFVITLDVNAVTVALPHIGRELGVGVTALQWVLDAYTLLFAALMLSAGTVSDRFGATRVYAVGLAGFTVMSAACALAPDAAFLIGARAAQGAAAALMLPASLSLIRRTRTDPAERARGFALWTAASGVAVAAGPVAGGVLTQALGWRSIFFLNVPVGVAALAALSRTPRIRPRPAPLDGAGQSAVVLALAALVFAVIEGGATGFGSPEVAVASAVAVAAGTAFLAVEARVRHPAVPPALFRERAVAVCTAAGLTMNLGFYGAVFVLSMFFQTQRHLSALVGGVMFLPMTGLIAVVNVVSGRVIARYGPRLPLAAGQLLAGAASLALPAVGPGTPVPLLSAALLPLGVGAGLAAPALTTTMLEAVPAERSGLASGVLNAARQTGGAVGVALFGAFIGGGRFLPGMRLSLLTGGVALLCTGTAVAVLLRGDGGRRRPAVTG from the coding sequence ATGCACCGGGATTCCGCACCCCCCGCCCCTGTCCGCACGCCCGCCGGAGAACCTCCGGACCACCACCCCGTACTGACCCTGCTCGTCGCCTGCACCGGTTTCTTCGTCATCACCCTGGACGTCAACGCCGTCACCGTCGCGCTGCCGCACATCGGCCGTGAGCTGGGCGTGGGCGTCACCGCGCTGCAGTGGGTGCTGGACGCGTACACGTTGTTGTTCGCCGCGTTGATGCTGTCGGCGGGGACGGTCTCGGACCGGTTCGGGGCCACCCGCGTCTACGCCGTGGGGCTGGCGGGCTTCACGGTGATGTCGGCCGCCTGCGCTCTCGCCCCTGACGCCGCCTTCCTGATCGGGGCCCGTGCGGCGCAGGGGGCGGCGGCGGCTCTGATGCTGCCCGCCTCGCTGTCGTTGATCCGGCGGACCCGCACCGATCCGGCCGAGCGGGCGCGGGGGTTCGCGCTGTGGACCGCGGCCAGCGGGGTGGCGGTGGCCGCGGGGCCGGTGGCCGGCGGGGTGCTGACCCAGGCGCTGGGGTGGCGGTCGATCTTCTTCCTGAACGTCCCGGTGGGGGTGGCGGCGCTCGCCGCGCTGTCCAGGACGCCGCGGATCCGGCCACGTCCGGCGCCGTTGGACGGGGCCGGGCAGAGCGCGGTCGTCCTCGCCCTGGCGGCGCTGGTGTTCGCGGTGATCGAGGGCGGGGCCACGGGGTTCGGTTCGCCCGAGGTGGCGGTGGCCTCGGCGGTGGCGGTGGCGGCGGGCACGGCGTTCCTGGCCGTGGAGGCCCGGGTGCGCCATCCGGCCGTGCCGCCGGCGTTGTTCCGGGAGCGGGCGGTGGCCGTGTGCACCGCGGCCGGTCTGACCATGAACCTCGGTTTCTACGGTGCCGTCTTCGTGCTGAGCATGTTCTTCCAGACGCAGCGCCACCTCTCCGCGCTCGTCGGCGGGGTGATGTTCTTGCCGATGACCGGGCTGATCGCGGTGGTGAACGTGGTCTCCGGGCGGGTGATCGCGCGGTACGGGCCGCGACTGCCGCTGGCGGCCGGGCAGTTGCTGGCCGGGGCGGCGTCGCTCGCGCTGCCGGCGGTGGGCCCGGGCACGCCCGTACCGCTGTTGTCGGCGGCTCTCCTTCCGTTGGGGGTCGGGGCGGGGCTCGCGGCGCCGGCGCTGACCACCACGATGCTGGAGGCGGTCCCGGCGGAGCGTTCCGGGCTGGCGTCCGGGGTGCTCAACGCGGCCCGGCAGACCGGAGGGGCGGTCGGGGTGGCGCTCTTCGGGGCGTTCATCGGCGGCGGCCGTTTCCTGCCGGGGATGCGGCTGTCGCTGCTGACCGGCGGCGTGGCGCTGTTGTGCACCGGGACGGCCGTCGCCGTGCTGCTGCGTGGGGACGGCGGACGGCGCCGCCCGGCCGTCACAGGGTGA
- a CDS encoding TetR/AcrR family transcriptional regulator — MTEPVARGRPRSEVARRAVLDAALELCQRDGYQALTIKGIAERAGVGRQTVYRWWPTKQAVLLEALRDLALRESPRLAPDTGDALRDVHVLLAATFTFTREVTGNAVVGLMAEAQNDPELAARLQGTVTGPRRAALREVLRKGVLSGRLSDRECSLELAVDFAFGTMWYRLISRHAPVGAELAEELTTALRRLMAVPDAGG; from the coding sequence ATGACCGAACCAGTGGCCCGGGGCAGACCGCGCAGCGAGGTGGCCCGCCGGGCGGTCCTCGACGCGGCCCTCGAACTGTGCCAGCGCGACGGCTACCAGGCGCTGACCATCAAGGGCATCGCGGAGCGGGCCGGGGTCGGCCGCCAGACCGTCTACCGGTGGTGGCCCACGAAGCAGGCGGTGCTGCTGGAGGCGCTGCGCGACCTGGCGCTGCGCGAGAGCCCCCGGCTGGCACCCGACACCGGTGACGCCCTCCGCGACGTGCACGTCCTGCTCGCCGCCACGTTCACCTTCACCCGGGAGGTCACCGGCAACGCGGTGGTGGGCCTGATGGCCGAGGCCCAGAACGACCCGGAGCTCGCCGCCCGGCTCCAGGGCACGGTGACAGGTCCGCGCCGCGCGGCGCTGCGCGAGGTGCTGCGCAAGGGCGTGCTCAGCGGCCGGCTCAGCGACCGCGAGTGCTCGCTGGAGCTCGCGGTCGACTTCGCCTTCGGCACGATGTGGTACCGGCTGATAAGCCGCCACGCCCCGGTCGGCGCCGAGCTCGCCGAGGAACTCACCACCGCGCTGCGCCGGCTGATGGCGGTCCCGGACGCCGGCGGGTAG
- a CDS encoding DUF4937 domain-containing protein, with translation MLVKWIRCRVTDRTGFERGQREWAALFGEPGFRGQGGGWGRGRPDEAHIFCFWENRSYYDMFMAGPHDGIAMAQAGTYDRMDVRLFEQRQEVKIGFRAVFSDADLVRAAHCRVRPSQVEHFMLMQEKVWNPAMAGSPGMLRGIFAEGAGSEFLVLSMWDSAAERAKYRDAAVGRLEERAGLGEDVLSVAGEIVDVVQAWTV, from the coding sequence GTGCTGGTGAAGTGGATTCGCTGTCGCGTCACGGACCGGACCGGTTTCGAACGCGGACAGCGCGAATGGGCGGCGCTCTTCGGCGAGCCCGGGTTCCGGGGGCAGGGCGGCGGCTGGGGCCGCGGCCGGCCGGACGAGGCGCACATCTTCTGCTTCTGGGAGAACCGGTCGTACTACGACATGTTCATGGCCGGTCCGCACGACGGCATAGCCATGGCCCAGGCCGGCACCTACGACCGGATGGACGTGCGCCTCTTCGAGCAGCGCCAGGAGGTGAAGATCGGCTTCCGCGCCGTCTTCTCCGACGCCGACCTGGTGCGGGCGGCCCACTGCCGCGTCCGGCCGTCCCAGGTGGAACACTTCATGCTGATGCAGGAGAAGGTGTGGAACCCGGCCATGGCCGGCTCGCCCGGAATGCTGCGGGGGATCTTCGCCGAGGGCGCCGGGAGCGAGTTCCTGGTGCTGTCGATGTGGGATTCCGCCGCCGAGCGGGCCAAGTACCGTGACGCGGCCGTCGGCCGGCTGGAGGAACGCGCCGGACTCGGCGAGGACGTGTTGTCGGTGGCGGGTGAGATCGTGGACGTGGTGCAGGCGTGGACGGTGTGA